A genomic segment from Ptychodera flava strain L36383 chromosome 19, AS_Pfla_20210202, whole genome shotgun sequence encodes:
- the LOC139118941 gene encoding uncharacterized protein yields MCQQKSRCRRPCNQPTRTVCKKISRDKDLYTQAAKEAGIQVQGKFSRETVLALKSIMPMTTWRLLKRTFKIEFGVDVLGSEKKLREELEEMQFTYEYGSFESEERGEAITVNYIRVTDVREVVTKTVEELKANNKLTKLDNISPDTLWLCVSGDKGGNSTKLMLQVMNSKTQHSIKQAKLLGLFEGGRDTRKHIEVVFKDIIADVCKLQREIADMKLEMPDRFQCDNPECMEKKRSEVPSSADEQVHKKTSFKPLQPFNEDNQTLSADCAYCKHERGNIERCSPRCTQTAAESEELLASSPQCAGSATMDVDDGQQESSSTYTHCKLSWGGDWEWLARLLGVTGPNGRYFCLHCYCTLSDLCKGKPHAYHVLDKYKDLFPDTVPARFAMRTFEDCERHSMNFASAVKAKAFDHFNCEALPLIKAPGFVIDSLTVTPLHLCLGVGLLILNLIESMALDLDKTFFSENGVHTDDMESLVESRRKLSEELLSSEKETCMLEEQSRELEKSINCVKEKYAKYYQKSGGKLIDKSTEGKEARKEQALKENALLEQLKKIHVQQ; encoded by the exons atgtgTCAGCAAAAATCAAGGTGCAGAAGACCTTGCAACCAACCTACTAGAACAGTGTGCAAAAAAATAAGCAGGGACAAAGATCTGTACACCCAAGCAGCTAAAGAAGCTGGAATACAAGTACAAGGAAAATTTTCAAGGGAGACTGTCCTTGCTCTTAAGAGCATTATGCCCATGACAACATGGCGATTGTTGAAACGCACctttaaaattgaatttggtGTGGATGTACTTGGTTCAGAGAAGAAGCTGAGAGAGGAGCTTGAAGAAATGCAATTCACATATGAGTATGGCAGTTTTGAGAGTGAAGAAAGAGGTGAAGCGATCACAGTAAATTATATACGGGTCACAGATGTAAGAGAAGTTGTTACGAAGACAGTTGAGGAACTGAAGGCAAAtaataaattgacaaaacttgacaATATCAGTCCAGATACACTGTGGCTTTGTGTATCTGGTGACAAAGGTGGCAACTCTACAAAACTGATGTTACAAGTTATGAACAGTAAGACACAGCATTCCATCAAGCAGGCAAAATTACTAGGACTATTTGAAGGAGGACGTGATACTCGGAAACATATAGAAGTTGTCTTCAAAGATATCATCGCTGATGTATGCAAGTTGCAGAGAGAAATAGCAGACATGAAGCTTGAAATGCCTGACAGGTTCCAATGTGATAATCCAGAATGCATGGAAAAGAAGAGATCTGaag TACCTTCATCTGCAGATGAACAGGTACACAAGAAGACTTCTTTCAAACCTCTCCAGCCCTTCAATGAAGACAATCAGACTCTCAGTGCAGATTGTGCATATTGTAAACATGAAAGGG GTAACATAGAACGGTGCAGTCCCAGATGTACCCAAACTGCAGCAGAGAGTGAGGAACTACTTGCATCATCTCCACAGTGTGCTGGAAGTGCAACAATGGACGTCGATGATGGTCAACAGGAATCTTCATCCACCTACACTCACTGCAAACTTAGCTGGGGAGGTGACTGGGAGTGGCTTGCAAGATTATTAGGAGTGACTGGTCCAAATGGAAGATACTTCTGTCTCCATTGTTACTGTACTCTGTCTGATTTATGCAAGGGTAAACCACATGCATATCATGTTCTGGATAAATATAAAGACCTCTTCCCAGACACAGTTCCAGCTAGATTTGCAATGAGAACTTTTGAGGATTGTGAAAGACACTCTATGAACTTTGCAAGTGCAGTAAAGGCAAAGGCTTTTGATCACTTTAACTGTGAAGCATTGCCTCTGATAAAAGCCCCAGGCTTTGTAATTGATAGTTTGACAGTAACACCACTTCACCTGTGTCTCGGTGTTGGACTGTTAATATTGAATTTGATTGAATCTATGGCTCTTGACCTTGATAAGACTTTTTTCAGTGAGAATGGTGTACATACAGATGATATGGAATCTTTGGTTGAAAGTAGGAGAAAACTGTCAGAAGAATTATTGTCTTCAGAAAAAGAAACATGTATGCTTGAAGAACAAAGTCGTGAATTAGAGAAAAGTATAAATTGTGTGAAAGAGAAGTATGCAAAGTACTATCAGAAGTCAGGTGGAAAGTTGATTGATAAGTCAACTGAAGGTAAAGAAGCCAGAAAAGAGCAAGCGCTAAAAGAGAATGCATTACTTGAGCAACTAAAAAAAATCCATGTGCAACAATAA